CTTCGTTCAGTGTCTATCCTCACGACATCAACGGCGTTTCTTCGGCCAAACCGAAGGCCCGCATCGAAGTGGTTCGCATCATCGATTCGAACATGGCTGAATGCCGCATCCTCGAAGACAAGTCGAGCGATCCGATTCTTCCCGACGACATCATCTACACCCCTGTCTGGTCGCCAGGACAAAAGATTCACTTCGTGCTCGCTGGCTTCATGGATATCGATGGCGACGGCGTGAGCGATCGCGAAATGATCCGCAACATCATTCAGATCAACGGCGGCATCATCGACGCGGAACTGAAGGACAATGGCGAACGTGTCGGCACGGTGACAGCCAACACCCGCTACCTCGTGCTTGGTGAAAAGCCGACCGAAAAGACAGGTGCTCAGATCTTGAAGGAATACAACTTCCTGCTCAACGAATCGACGCAGCGTTACGGCACCGATGTGATCAGCTTGCAGAAGCTGCTCGATCGCTTGGGATGGAAGTCGGAAGAACGCACGGTGGAACTCGGCAGCGCGAAGACCAGCACCGATTTCACCCCACGTAAGCCAGGTGAAAAAGCTCCGGGCGCTGCTCCTGCAGCACCAGCCGCTCCTGCTGCTCCACCTGCGGGTGGCGAAGTCGATCCGTTTGGTGCCCCGGCAGCTCCTGCCCCCGCTCCAATGCCAGCCGAAGTCGATCCCTTCGGTTAATCGCTCAGCCGATTGGCAACAGCAACTCGCTAAAAGCAGATAGGCGGGTCATCTCGATGCGTTCGAGGTGGCCCGCCTTTTTCGTACGTCGGTTTGATGTGGCAGCAGCTCGATCGGTGGCTCTGCACGGCAATCGCGCCGCCAGATACTTGCCCCGGCTACTTCTTCTCTTTCGACCCAAACAGCTTGACTCGCAGGCTTGCCAGTTCTTGCTGGCGGCTGCGAAACCGGTCGCTCGTTTGAGCCGCTTCGAGCCACTTGGGATCGACGAACAGTCGCAGTGGATTCTCGAGCTTGGCGTCGGCTGCCACTTGCTTCATCAGTCGAATCGAGCGTCCCGACAAGCGGTGGGCACGGGTGAGTTCTTTCAGCAGCAGCTTGGGAGAATGCTTATGTCGATTCTCGCGCAGGCGTGTGAATCGTGAGAGGAGCCAGAGCGCGACAATCACCACCGTAGCAACGGCCAGCACAGTCACTAGTCCTTGCGACGCGCGGGTTCCATCGTCGGGTCTGATGCGCGAGCCCAGATGCTCGAACACTGTGATATCGGCCAGCAGGCATTCAAGCATCGGCAGGCCACTCGAGCCAATGCCACTCATTTCACTAGGAGTCATTGAGAAGTCTCCCGTACTCCGCCAGGAACAACCGACGGGTTGTTCCCGCCAGTGTGCGAGGCAGTCGGCGGAAGCGACAGGGCAATACTGGAGAGAGGAACGGTGTCCCCTTTACCGGATAACCCGGCGGAACTTGTCTGCTGGGTATCGGACATCGAACTACTGCTGCGGCGCACACCGGATGCGAAATCGGCGAGGATGCGCTCGGCGGCATCGCGCACCAGTGGGTGCGAATCGGTGAGCGACTGACGAACCGCTAGGCGCGACTCGGGAGTGTCGATCGTGGCCAGCACGCGCAAGGTTTCGAGCCGCAGGAATTGATCTTCGTCGCTCAGCAGAAGCGTGAGGGAGTCGATCATCGAGCTGGCAACATCGAGCGCGAGCATCATATCGAGTGCGCGGCGCTGACGAATCTTCGAATCGGCCAGTAGCTCGATTTTTAGGAGCGGAATGGTATCAGCATCCACTTTCCGAACGATCGCGCCGGTGCTTTGACGAATCGAAGGAACCAGCGACTCGAAGTTCGCAAGGAATCGTGGGAAATGAAAATCTTCGAGTGCCTCTTGCACGGCTGAGCGTTCGACTTGATGGGGGCTATCGAGCATTTTGACAAGTCGCGACAACACAGCCGGAGAGATCCGCTTGCGTAGCGATTTGACCACCGCAGCGCGAACCGTGGGATCTTCGTCGTCGAGCACGCGGAGCGCAAGTTCACTCGCTGCTGAGGTCGAGAATTCCTCGAGAGCAGTGGCAGCGATGCGCCGCGCGGCAAGTTTGCCTTGCCTTAAAATCGCCGCCAAAACCGCCAGCGACTGCGAGCGTGGCAAATGCGAGAGCACTGCCATCTGCACGGCGCCAGCCTGTTCGGCTTCGCTGAGCGCTTCAAGGATCGACAGATTCTCTTGCATCCAAGGAATATTTTCGATGCGGCGTAAATTGGCTTTCACCGCGGGGGAAGGCTCGTTGCCAACCTTACGCAGCAGCAGTCGTACGAAACTCAGGTCGTGCCGTCGCGCCAAGATCGTGAGGGCTCCGAGCGGCGTGGTGGTATCGTCGAGCATCGACAGCAGCAAGCGCTGAATGCCTGTTCGTGTCGAGAACTGCAGCGCCGACGCAACACTCGCAAACGACCGATCGGCGGGCGATTGCAGCACGCGACGCAGCGTCATATTGTCGTGCCCTGCGAGGAGCAAGAACGCTTCGACAATCGTCGCCTGGCCATGTTCAGACGCTGTGGAGGCAGCGCGTTCGAGACTCGGCAGCACAAAGGCTCGCTGTATTTGAGGATCGCGCCGATTGCGATAGTCGCGCGGACGAAACAGCTCTTCGTGCAGCAATTCCGCAAGTTCAATCGCTGTGTTGGCTGCTTCACTAGCCAGC
This window of the Pirellula staleyi DSM 6068 genome carries:
- a CDS encoding HEAT repeat domain-containing protein, with translation MSSGPDITFKLLAETENNVADELLLVAVDSGNRALAEQALSALVMRQSPWGQQQVLRRWKGFAPNLKSLMSEHASWMSQTLRHVILHRDAELWPVACQAMIEMHEFDQIPQLVEVTCTPGDPLASEAANTAIELAELLHEELFRPRDYRNRRDPQIQRAFVLPSLERAASTASEHGQATIVEAFLLLAGHDNMTLRRVLQSPADRSFASVASALQFSTRTGIQRLLLSMLDDTTTPLGALTILARRHDLSFVRLLLRKVGNEPSPAVKANLRRIENIPWMQENLSILEALSEAEQAGAVQMAVLSHLPRSQSLAVLAAILRQGKLAARRIAATALEEFSTSAASELALRVLDDEDPTVRAAVVKSLRKRISPAVLSRLVKMLDSPHQVERSAVQEALEDFHFPRFLANFESLVPSIRQSTGAIVRKVDADTIPLLKIELLADSKIRQRRALDMMLALDVASSMIDSLTLLLSDEDQFLRLETLRVLATIDTPESRLAVRQSLTDSHPLVRDAAERILADFASGVRRSSSSMSDTQQTSSAGLSGKGDTVPLSSIALSLPPTASHTGGNNPSVVPGGVRETSQ